The Humulus lupulus chromosome 3, drHumLupu1.1, whole genome shotgun sequence genome window below encodes:
- the LOC133821022 gene encoding uncharacterized protein LOC133821022, protein MHIYSHKEAAPFKNKMFPYYEDLCTIFGRDRATGKHAEAPADVEENEKEDNVNVDEDNFNFFDTMGDTYVENGESMSFSQVQNGPRAPPTQSYGSLKRKRKSESYGDIAEAIKDASQFTGEKIEMSYVRLSHAIGEEMNDKNMRLNEEINHIAFYGGPS, encoded by the exons ATGCATATTTACAG CCATAAAGAGGCAGCACCATTCAAGAATAAGATGTTTCCTTATTATGAAGATTTGTGCACAATTTTTGGGAGAGATCGTGCTACTGGAAAACATGCTGAGGCTCCAGCTGATGTAGAagaaaatgagaaagaagataatgtTAATGTGGATGAGGATAACTTCAACTTTTTTGATACCATGGGCGATACATATGTTGAAAATGGAGAGTCTATGTCATTTTCACAAGTGCAAAATGGACCAAGAGCACCCCCAACCCAATCATATGGCTCATTAAAGAGAAAACGAAAGAGTGAAAGTTATGGAGATATTGCTGAGGCAATTAAGGATGCTTCACAATTCACTGGAGAAAAAATAGAAATGTCATATGTTCGACTAAGTCATGCAATTGGTGAGGAAATGAACGACAAAAATATGCGACTCAATGAAGAGATAAACCACATTGCTTTCTATGGTGGACCGTCATAG
- the LOC133822376 gene encoding cytochrome P450 78A5-like: MIMKPFLQANIISLLTLSSFGFILYQTPWPFTLILSILFSFLYSFLNHWLVPGGFAWSKSDHRFSKLRGPMGWPILGTIPEMGPLAHRKLASLAASFDAKRVMALSLGFTRVIISSHPETAKEILGGSSFTDRPIKDSARLLMFERAIGFAPAGTYWRHLRRIAAVHMFSPRRIATLEGLRKRVADEMLARVGIEMGERGVVVGLRGILQKGSLTNVLESVFGSRLGLDKQAGQRLGDMVNEGYELISKFNLEDYIPLRFLDFFGVKRKCHKLSAKVNEVVGQIVKERKISLDITTATITESKTDDNDFLSALLALPKEDQLNDSDMVAILWEMIFRGTDTVAILLEWIMARMVLHQDMQEKVQQEIDTCVGTNGHVRDSDIPNLPYLQAVVKEVLRLHPPGPLLSWARLAVHDVHIDKLFIPAGTTAMVNMWAITHDPSIWEDPWAFRPERFMEEDVTIMGSDLRLAPFGSGRRVCPGKALGLATVHLWLARLLHQYKWLPAQPVDLSECLKLSMEMKKPLACHVVPRLDNACP; the protein is encoded by the exons ATGATAATGAAACCATTCCTCCAAGCTAACATAATCTCTCTCTTAACACTCTCTTCGTTTGGGTTCATATTGTACCAAACACCATGGCCTTTCACTCTAATCCTCTCAATACTGTTCTCCTTCTTATACTCCTTCCTCAACCACTGGCTTGTCCCCGGAGGTTTTGCATGGTCAAAGTCAGACCACCGTTTCTCTAAACTCCGAGGCCCAATGGGCTGGCCCATCTTAGGGACTATACCCGAAATGGGCCCACTAGCTCATCGCAAACTGGCCAGCTTGGCCGCTTCGTTCGACGCTAAACGCGTCATGGCGCTCAGCCTCGGCTTTACTCGCGTCATCATCAGTAGCCACCCTGAAACCGCCAAGGAAATCTTGGGTGGATCGTCGTTTACTGACCGTCCGATCAAGGACTCGGCTCGCTTGCTGATGTTCGAGCGAGCCATCGGCTTCGCTCCAGCCGGTACCTATTGGCGCCACCTAAGGAGAATCGCAGCCGTTCATATGTTCTCCCCCAGGCGTATTGCCACTCTGGAGGGATTGCGGAAGCGCGTGGCCGACGAAATGTTGGCGCGCGTGGGGATAGAAATGGGTGAGAGAGGAGTGGTAGTGGGTCTGAGAGGAATTTTACAAAAGGGCTCTCTTACTAATGTGCTAGAGAGTGTTTTTGGGAGTCGTTTGGGTCTAGATAAACAAGCTGGTCAACGGTTGGGGGATATGGTCAACGAAGGATATGAGTTAATTTCCAAATTTAATTTAGAGGATTATATTCCTCTAAGGTTTTTGGACTTTTTTGGGGTCAAAAGAAAGTGTCACAAATTATCGGCTAAGGTCAATGAGGTCGTGGGTCAaatagtaaaagaaagaaaaatatcattagatattactactgctactattactgaATCTAAAACTGATGATAATGATTTTCTTAGTGCTTTGCTAGCTTTGCCAAAAGAGGACCAGTTAAATGATTCGGACATGGTGGCTATACTATGG GAAATGATATTTCGAGGGACAGATACGGTTGCCATACTTCTGGAATGGATAATGGCAAGGATGGTTTTGCACCAAGACATGCAAGAAAAAGTTCAGCAAGAGATCGACACGTGCGTGGGCACCAACGGACACGTGCGAGACTCTGACATTCCAAACCTGCCATATCTCCAAGCCGTAGTCAAGGAAGTCCTCCGACTCCACCCTCCAGGCCCATTACTCTCATGGGCCCGTCTTGCGGTCCACGATGTCCACATAGACAAGCTCTTCATACCCGCTGGCACCACCGCAATGGTCAACATGTGGGCCATAACCCACGACCCATCCATTTGGGAGGATCCCTGGGCCTTCAGGCCCGAGAGATTCATGGAAGAAGATGTGACCATAATGGGCTCTGATCTAAGGCTGGCCCCATTTGGGTCGGGCCGAAGGGTTTGCCCAGGCAAGGCCCTGGGCCTGGCCACTGTGCACCTCTGGCTAGCTCGGCTTCTTCACCAGTACAAGTGGCTCCCGGCTCAGCCGGTGGACCTCTCCGAGTGCCTGAAGCTGTCCATGGAGATGAAGAAGCCATTGGCGTGTCACGTGGTTCCTCGTTTGGACAATGCATGCCCATGA